The genomic interval GCATTCCCGTTGGCACCGTCAAGGCGCTGCTGGACTCCCATTCGGTATCTGTGAGCGGCGGGACAATCTCGTTGCACAACGAAGATGGCGTGCCGCTGAAGGAGCTGGGCCTTGGCTCGGCGCGGCTCCTTATCGCGTGCCTTCAACGTAAAGCGGCCGCCACCTCTCCTATCGCCCTGGTCGATGAACTTGAGTACGGCCTTGAACCGCATCGCATCATAAGGCTCGTTGACGCCCTTGGGGCCAAGGAAACCGATCCGCCCCTGCAGGTGTTCATCACAACGCACTCGCCGGTTGCCGTGCGCGAACTATCTGGAAACCAGTTGTTCGTTGTCCGCGAAAGAAATGGCGAACACACTGCGCGTCAGGCCGGTACGTCAGATGATATCCAGGGCACTATTCGCCTGTTCCCGGATGCGCTGCTAGCGACTTCTATCCTGGTCTGCGAAGGGGCGACCGAGGTCGGCTTCATACGCGGCATGGACCAATACCGAGTCAGTACGGGCGAGATCGCAATCGCTGCGCAAGGCGTCACCATCGTTGATGGCGGCGGTACAAATACGTATCGTCGCGCAAAAGTCTTTCGCCAGCTCGGCTATCGAACTGCTGTGCTGCGAGATAGCGATGCCCCGCTGACGCCCGGGGAAGAAACTCTGTTTCGTGCCAAAGGTGGCAAGACTTTCAAATGGCGTGAAGGGCTATCGATAGAGGATGAGTTATTTGACAGCCTGCCGGACACCGGCATCGACGGCATGCTCGAACGAGCCGTTGAATTTAAGGAAGAGTCACTGGTCAACGACCATATCAAGTCAGTGTCCGGGAACGCCAAGAACCTGGAGGACGTCCGGCTTGAGATCCTGACTGACGTCATCTCGCAGGAAACGCGCGCCGCGCTAGCCAAAGCCTCGAAGTGTGGCAAGGGCTGGTTCAAATCCGTTCCCGCCATGGAAAAAACGGCGCGCGAAGTCATAGGACCGGCTTTTGCAAATGCTTCCGGTCCTTTCCGCGAGAAGGTTCTGGCTGTGTTTTCGTGGATCAGAAATGACGGCTAAGGTCGACCTCCTCGCGATCGACCGTGGCCTTGTTGTCTCGCCAGCGGGATGCGGCAAGACGCAGTTAATCGCCGACGCCCTGCACGCGCACACGTTCGCGAAGCCAATTCTTGTCCTCACTCATACCAACTCGGGCGTTGCGGCCCTTCGAGGGCGGCTGGACAAAGCAGGCGTTCCTGCGTCGCAATACCGCCTGTCGACAATCGACGGCTGGGCCATCCGTCTCATCTCCACGTTTCCCGAGCGGTCCGGCCACGACCCGGGCATTGTGACGAGTCAGCGACCGCGGTATCCCACCATTCGGGCGGCCGCGTCCCGGCTCCTAAAGTCAGGCCATATCAGCGACGTCATCGTAGCGAGCTATTCCCGGCTGCTTGTGGATGAATACCAGGACTGCTCGGGGTGGCAGCACGCCATCATCTACTGGGCTGCAAAAATACTGCCGACCTGCGTCGTGGGCGATCCCGTCCAAGCGATATTTGATTTTTCTGCCGACGACCCGATTTGCGACTGGAAGAAGCATGTCTGCGTTCATTTTCCGCAGGCGGGCGAATTGTCAAAGCCATGGCGCTGGCTCAACGCCGAAGCGCCCGAGCTTGGCGAGTGGTTGCTGGCGGCACGCAAGAACCTGCTCGATGGAAAACCCGTTGACCTTCGAACCGCTCCGTCGTCCGTCACCTGGGTAAAGCTGGAAGGCAATGCGGACGACTACGGACGGATGATCAAGGCCGGCAGGGTCAAGCCGCCGGGCGGTTCAGGTTCGGTGCTGATCATTGGCGAAAGTAAGAGCCCGCCCAGCCAACAACGCATCGCCAGTGCGATCCCCGGTGCAATCACCGTAGAGGCGGTCGATTTGCGCGACCTTGTAAGCTTCGCTGAATCGCTTGATCTATCCTCGTCGAAAGCCGTAGCGACCGTTGCGGAATTTGCCGAATCTCTAATGACGAATGTCGGTGCCGCTGACCTCGTGAAGAGAGTTGACAGTCTCATGCGCGGGAAAGCTCGCCGCGAGGCAAGCACCGTTGAGAACGCCGCCATAGCGTTCGTGCGCGATCCCTGCCTGGCTCATGTCCTGAATCTGCTCGTCGAGATCAACAAGGATGCCGGCGTTCGAGTTTACCGGCCAGCTATCCTGAGGGCATGCATCCGCGCCTTAGAACTGGCGTGCGGCCCAGGAAGTATCAGCTTTGGGGATGCGGCCGTTCGTATCCGCGAGCAAGGACGCGTCGTGGGGCGCACGATCAAGGGTCGGTCTGTAGGAAGCACATTGACCCTGAAGGGCTTGGAAGCTGATGTTGTAGTCGTATTGGATGCAGGCACGCATAACGCCAGAAATCTGTATGTCGCCATGACGCGCGGCTCGAAACAGCTCATCATCTGCAGCCGAAACGCGCTGCTCAAACCATCCTGGTAGACTACCCTCGCCGTCCCATTTGTCCGACGTCCCGATCTGGTGGCCGCTACTTCCCGGCCGTGCCGCGCAGGATGCGTCCCACCTACGGACGGGCCACTTTGGCAGCATCAAATGAGGCTATGCGTGGAAACAATGGTCAATGGCTCAAGCACAATCTGAACCGCCCCGGGTTTGCCGGAGGCTCCAACTCCTGAGAGGATGGAGCCATGACAAGCAAGACGACGAACAAGTTTTCGCCTGAGGTCCGCGATCGTGCGGTCCGGATGGTTCTGGATCACGCCGGCGAGCACCCATCGCGCTGGGCGGCGGTGGCATCGATTGCGGCCAAGATCGGCTGCACACCGCAGACGCTGCACGACTGGATCAAGAGGGCCGAAGTTGACAGCGGGAAGCGGGTTGGCGTTCCAACTGAGATGGCCGAGAAGCTGAAGGCCCTGGAGCGGGAGAACCGTGAGCTTCGGCAAGCCAACGAGATCCTGCGCAAGGCGAGCGCCTATTTTGCGATGGCGGAGCTCGACCGCCGGTCCAAGCCATGATCGCCTTCATCTGTAAATGCTGATTGAAAAATGACCCTCATCGGCGTCGTCGGGACCCCTTCAGGCCATTGATTTCATTGAATTGAAATGATGGGACCCCCACGCCGATCATGGTTGAGACCCCACGCCGAAACACAGCGTCCGTTGACGGGGCGATTTCGTGTTGAAGTTCGAAGGCCGCAACCCGAGGAACTTCGTATCCTGGCGGCCATAACGCCTCTGCACGCCGATCACGGTCTGCATCAGACCTTTGACGCCCTTGATCGAATAGTCCTCCAGATAGATGGGGGCCAGCACATGCGACGCCGCAACCAAACAGCCGACACTGCGCAGTCCAAGTGATGGCGGCGTATCGATGACGCAGGCGTCGAACTGATCCGACGCACTAGCGAGGTTCTCTTGCAGAGTCGTTATGGCGGCCGCATTGCTGCAATCGAGATCAGTCAGCGAGCTATCCGCCGGCGCAAGCGTTAGACCTTCGTCTTCACGAGAGACGATCCGTGTCCCCGGCTTGAACAGATCCGCGGCTAACGTTGAACCGGCATAGTGCCTCAACGTATCCGACGCAATGCTCTGCGCATCCACGTCGATCACGAGAACGCGGAGATTTGCCTCCGCCATGAACAAAGCCAAATGCACAGCAAGCGTGGTCTTCCCGACCCCGCCCTTTTGATTGTTGATGACAATGGTCTTCATCTCAGAATCCGGAATGGGTCTGGCGGCGCTGGGTTCATGTCCTCGTCCATCGTTTCGTGGAGGTGTTGGTTTGAACCAACAGCGATTGCGAATCCGATCAACGGAACGATCCCGAAATTCACCCGGCGAATCCCCTGCCAGAAGAGTCAGGTCAGTACATCGCCAACGGAAGGAACAAATTCCGGCAAGCGCGGCTGGGACCGTGCTCGTTGCTGCACCAGTGGCGTCGACTCGGCCGCGAGAGGATCGTCACGCGAATGCGCGGAGACCGCTTGCGGGCTCCGGGAGCGCCGCCCGGCGGCGCGAGTAGAGCCGTCCCCGAAGGGGCTCGCCCAAGTGGACACTTGTGTACGAGCGGACCGACTAGCTTAGGAGTTCTATATGGCCGGCCGATCGCAAGATGGGCATTGCGGCGCGCGCGTCCTGACAACGAAGTCGCTGAAAGGTTTAGTCCAGCTTGGGTCGCGGCAATTTCCGGCGCAATTGAGCCGCGTGCGCGAGCGAGTTGACGGCACGTGCGGCCCTAATATACTAGTGTTCCAATTCTAAGGTGGGGAGGAAGGCCTGGAGCGACGCAAGGCGCGCGATCGCGGCCGCCAAGACGGCCGTCCGAACAGCCCCACGCCCGGCGAGGCCGGCGTTGTTCTGTTGAGGCGCAACACCATCTCGGAGCAAATCCACGCCGTCCTGCGCCGCGATATCGTCTGCGGCCGGCTGTCGCCACGCGCCAGCCTAAGCGAGCAGGATTTGGTTCATCGTTTCGGCGTATCGCGGACGCCAATCCGTGAGGCCATGATCAAGCTGGCCGACGAGGGGCTGGTCGAGATCTTTCCGCAATACGGCTCGTTCGTCGGACCAATCAAACTCGCCGAGGTGTTGGACAGCCAATTCGCGCGCGAAACCCTTGAATGCGCCGCGGTGGAAAAGGCGATTGCGCAAATGGACTCCAGGCAGGCCGACCAGCTGAAAGCCTTTCTGGATCGCCAGCGCGCCCTCCAGCGGAGCGGCGATGATGAGGGTTTTTTCCGCGCTGACGAGGCCATGCATGCCCACATCTTTTCGATCGCCGGTCATCCGACGGCCTGGCAGTTTGTGGCCGGCGCCAAAGCACAGATGGATCGCGTGCGCTATCTTGCCATCACCATCCTGCGCAAGCAGCCATCCGTCGTCGCCCAGCATGCTCTCATCATCGACCGGCTCTGCGCCCGTGATCGCGACGGGGCGGTGGCGGCCATGCGCACGCACATGCGCGGGATTCTGAAAACCATCGAGATCCTAAGGGGTGAGAAGCACGATTATTTCGCCGAGAAAGACGGAAATCCGCAGCCGCGGCGCGAAGCTCACGATCAAGAGGCCCGGAAGCGGCCGCAGTAGGTGGCTAACAACGTACAATAAACATGGCGCAAGACGTCGCGCGCCAATCCAAGAGGGAGAGAGAACGGCCATGACATTTGCACCCACTCGCCGCAGCGTCGTCGCGGGCCTCGCCGGCTCGTTCGCCATCAACGCCCGCGCCTTCGCGGCGTCTCCGCCGCTGCCGTCCTCTCCGGTTTCCCTGAATATCGTCGACGTTGCGGGCAACCTGGCGCTGACGCAGAAGGCGATCGAGGCCTACCGCGCCAAGAATCCCAAGCTCGTCTCGAAGATCACCTTCACCAAGGCCCCGGCTCCGGAGCTGCCCGGCAAGATCAAGGCGCAACAGGACGCCGGTCGGGTCGACATCGACGGCGTGCTGACCGGCATCGATGCGCTCTCGGCGGGAGTCGACCAGAACCTCTGGATTCCGACCGTGACCGACTATGCCGACAAGTTGCCGAAACTCGGCGATATCTATCTGCCGGGCGCGCGCGCCATGCAGGGGCTCGCGGCAAACCAGGGCGTATGCATCGTGTTCTGTCCCGCAGGTCCGGTGATGGAATATATGCCGGAGAAGGTGAAGCAGGTGCCGGGGACGGCCGAGGAACTGCTGGCCTGGGCCAAGGCCAATCCCAACCGCTTCATGTACGCCCGTCCCGCCAATTCTGGTCCCGGCCGCGTCTTCATGATGGGGCTTCCCTACATCCTCGGGGACAAGGACCCGAAGGATCCGAAGGACGGCTGGGACAAGACGTGGTCATACCTCAAAGAGCTTGGACAATACGTCGAATACTATCCCGCCGGTACGGGCCCGGTGATGAAGGAGCTCGGCGAAGGCTCGCGCGACATGATCCCCTCGCAGATGGGCTGGGACATCAACCCGCGTGCGCTCGGCGTTGTGCCGAAAGAAGCGAAGGTGTTCTTCCTGAAGGGCTTCCACTGGATTCTCGACGCCCACTATCTCTGCATCCCCAAGGGCGTCGGCCCCGACAAGCTCGCGGTGCTGCTTGATCTCATCAACTATCTGCTCGGCAAGGATGCGCAGGCAACCACCTATGACACCGGCTATTTCTATCCGGGACCGGCCGTGAAAGACGTCGCGCTGGCGATGGCGCCGCAGGACAGCCAAGACGTCATCAAGGAATTCGGTCGTCCGGAATACGAGGCCGCAATCACCGGCAACCCGCAGGAGCTGCCGCTGACACCCGACAAGCTCGTCTACGCCTTCAGCCGTTGGGATGAGCAGATCGGTGCGCAAAAGAAGAAATGACGCCAGGTGGCTGCCCTTGCAGCCGCCCGATGAGATCAGCCCGGTGCTCCCTGGAGTTTCTTAATACATGTCGATTGCAGGACGTGACTTCCGCGAGCTCCGGCTCGAGGACCTGAATCGCAGCTTTGGCATGCTGAACGCCCTCAAGAGCGTCAGCCTGAGCATCAAACGGGGTGAGTTCATCGCACTCCTCGGCCCCTCAGGATGCGGCAAGTCGACTGCGCTCAACTGCCTCGCCGGCCTGCTCACGCTAACCGGCGGCAGCATCTGGCTCGACCAGACCCGGATCGACCGGCTGAAGCCGGAAGAGCGCGGCTTCGGCATGGTGTTCCAGAACTATGCGCTCTTTCCGCACATGACGGTCCGCCGCAA from Bradyrhizobium sp. CCGUVB1N3 carries:
- a CDS encoding ParA family protein; translated protein: MKTIVINNQKGGVGKTTLAVHLALFMAEANLRVLVIDVDAQSIASDTLRHYAGSTLAADLFKPGTRIVSREDEGLTLAPADSSLTDLDCSNAAAITTLQENLASASDQFDACVIDTPPSLGLRSVGCLVAASHVLAPIYLEDYSIKGVKGLMQTVIGVQRRYGRQDTKFLGLRPSNFNTKSPRQRTLCFGVGSQP
- a CDS encoding GntR family transcriptional regulator, which gives rise to MRRNTISEQIHAVLRRDIVCGRLSPRASLSEQDLVHRFGVSRTPIREAMIKLADEGLVEIFPQYGSFVGPIKLAEVLDSQFARETLECAAVEKAIAQMDSRQADQLKAFLDRQRALQRSGDDEGFFRADEAMHAHIFSIAGHPTAWQFVAGAKAQMDRVRYLAITILRKQPSVVAQHALIIDRLCARDRDGAVAAMRTHMRGILKTIEILRGEKHDYFAEKDGNPQPRREAHDQEARKRPQ
- a CDS encoding UvrD-helicase domain-containing protein, encoding MTAKVDLLAIDRGLVVSPAGCGKTQLIADALHAHTFAKPILVLTHTNSGVAALRGRLDKAGVPASQYRLSTIDGWAIRLISTFPERSGHDPGIVTSQRPRYPTIRAAASRLLKSGHISDVIVASYSRLLVDEYQDCSGWQHAIIYWAAKILPTCVVGDPVQAIFDFSADDPICDWKKHVCVHFPQAGELSKPWRWLNAEAPELGEWLLAARKNLLDGKPVDLRTAPSSVTWVKLEGNADDYGRMIKAGRVKPPGGSGSVLIIGESKSPPSQQRIASAIPGAITVEAVDLRDLVSFAESLDLSSSKAVATVAEFAESLMTNVGAADLVKRVDSLMRGKARREASTVENAAIAFVRDPCLAHVLNLLVEINKDAGVRVYRPAILRACIRALELACGPGSISFGDAAVRIREQGRVVGRTIKGRSVGSTLTLKGLEADVVVVLDAGTHNARNLYVAMTRGSKQLIICSRNALLKPSW
- a CDS encoding ATP-dependent endonuclease; this translates as MPVIRKIEIANFRCLKKFSWLPAPGINGLIGPGDIGKSTILDAIDYCLGARRNLQLVDTDFHCLDVAQPITIAITLGQLDDTLKSIEAYGLYLRGFNKETGDIVEEPEANHETVLTLQFQALADLEPQCTLVSARGTAQGQTRNLNWQDRVRLAPTRLGAFSEHNLSWRRGSILNRLSEERPDASAALVTAARNVRIAFGEQAHAQLSDALGAVSEAAKSLGIPVGTVKALLDSHSVSVSGGTISLHNEDGVPLKELGLGSARLLIACLQRKAAATSPIALVDELEYGLEPHRIIRLVDALGAKETDPPLQVFITTHSPVAVRELSGNQLFVVRERNGEHTARQAGTSDDIQGTIRLFPDALLATSILVCEGATEVGFIRGMDQYRVSTGEIAIAAQGVTIVDGGGTNTYRRAKVFRQLGYRTAVLRDSDAPLTPGEETLFRAKGGKTFKWREGLSIEDELFDSLPDTGIDGMLERAVEFKEESLVNDHIKSVSGNAKNLEDVRLEILTDVISQETRAALAKASKCGKGWFKSVPAMEKTAREVIGPAFANASGPFREKVLAVFSWIRNDG
- a CDS encoding extracellular solute-binding protein, whose amino-acid sequence is MTFAPTRRSVVAGLAGSFAINARAFAASPPLPSSPVSLNIVDVAGNLALTQKAIEAYRAKNPKLVSKITFTKAPAPELPGKIKAQQDAGRVDIDGVLTGIDALSAGVDQNLWIPTVTDYADKLPKLGDIYLPGARAMQGLAANQGVCIVFCPAGPVMEYMPEKVKQVPGTAEELLAWAKANPNRFMYARPANSGPGRVFMMGLPYILGDKDPKDPKDGWDKTWSYLKELGQYVEYYPAGTGPVMKELGEGSRDMIPSQMGWDINPRALGVVPKEAKVFFLKGFHWILDAHYLCIPKGVGPDKLAVLLDLINYLLGKDAQATTYDTGYFYPGPAVKDVALAMAPQDSQDVIKEFGRPEYEAAITGNPQELPLTPDKLVYAFSRWDEQIGAQKKK